The following are encoded together in the Candida orthopsilosis Co 90-125, chromosome 5 draft sequence genome:
- a CDS encoding F-actin-capping protein subunit beta encodes MAEDKFDASLDLLRRLDPHSIEKNLTSICSLITASKFSDTELVEALLSSVDVPLSIAQCKDSGKDYLCCDYNRDGDSYRSPWSNKYYPQPEDDEDQPPPYPSSILRQLEIKANDAFDIYRDLYYEGAGVSSVYFWDTAEDEEAEEDLSNGFAGVVLFKKETSDQSGKWDSIHVLEVVPETKTRSTYKLTTSVILDLQHKSKNGLSLSGNLTRQLESSITADINNGVNLETSHLINIGTLIEKAEYNIRNVLQEVYFDKLKDIMLKDLRSINGGSSKDINDNQKDIIKGLQSL; translated from the coding sequence ATGGCAGAAGATAAATTCGACGCTTCCTTGGACCTTCTTAGAAGGTTGGATCCtcactcaattgaaaaaaacCTCACCAGCATATGCTCCCTAATTACTGCATCCAAATTTTCCGACACTGAATTGGTGGAGGCGTTATTATCCTCCGTTGACGTACCTCTTTCCATTGCTCAATGTAAAGACTCCGGAAAAGACTATTTGTGCTGTGACTACAACAGGGATGGTGACAGCTATAGATCTCCATGGTCAAACAAATATTACCCACAACCtgaagatgacgaagaTCAACCTCCTCCATACCCTTCTTCGATCTTGCGACAACTAGAAATTAAAGCCAATGATGCATTTGATATATACAGGGACTTGTATTATGAAGGTGCAGGAGTATCTAGTGTTTACTTTTGGGACACTGccgaagatgaagaagcgGAGGAAGATTTATCCAACGGTTTTGCTGGAGTTGTATTGTTCAAGAAAGAAACCAGTGATCAATCAGGTAAATGGGACTCCATCCATGTGTTAGAGGTTGTACCAGAAACAAAGACCAGATCCACTTATAAATTGACTACATCGGTGATATTAGATTTACAACATAAATCTAAAAATGGATTGAGTTTGAGTGGAAACTTGACAAGACAATTGGAATCTTCCATAACAGCtgatatcaacaatggaGTCAATTTAGAAACTAGCCATTTAATTAATATTGGAACCTTGATTGAAAAGGCTGAATACAACATTAGAAATGTTTTACAAGAAGTTTATTTTGATAAGTTGAAGGATATCATGTTAAAGGATTTGAGATCCATCAATGGTGGTAGTAGTAAAGATATCAATGACAACCAAAAGGATATAATCAAAGGTTTGCAGAGTTTATAA
- a CDS encoding RNA polymerase III transcription initiation factor complex (TFIIIC) subunit, whose amino-acid sequence MVLRIASHLQQQKKQQNKENINIRPTYLKAPTIFSTMDENPLAESYSMDIPHVGAIELPLNIKNEAKVINALGGKDKISDAIKNSDVPLELRFRKDPFHHPVQATTSTNERILIKVSIPKKVVKQNQTASVRELIEKNNIDKTTPKTKVQPIAIVDKTFRFRAMSDFQVITKNNADVQDITKNVLDATNYESLKYYVEKHNNFHGYMDMNNEYFENKDHNLPPPPIFSPIKYPYDYRYQRNPITSTIKDEKSGEIKVVSKKTPFKLHTILIDISTDPPTQPPSKLTTNLNKLLSQKLPVNSPDYLLIKCIEWCKEVFSIKPIWIRRQLYDIIPEGLNRSLKFALPYVTYIYRSGPWRFCNIKIGVDPRTDSSFWRYQNEYFRVVGVRNSSQDSSKKVVPKTLENAPFPIEISQNLLFDGVNLPSAVTYQIGDILDLDITSIIENHMTSMGKDFIRDSLDVSDGWINKTTMNLIRRIMRYKLQQLVKEEPIDQSKIYKMSNTDFVREETFADDAKVDDEDTKMEVYDSDEGEEEEEAEEEEEKGAKEEMELEKKIDKGDNALGGDTIKDPDAMDVDVNVDDIFTRLSNMNQDTANSLRHLVGFIRQDDLSND is encoded by the coding sequence ATGGTGCTTCGCATTGCAAGtcatttgcaacaacaaaaaaaacaacAGAACAAggaaaatatcaacatcagACCAACCTATTTGAAAGCAccaacaatattttcaaccaTGGACGAGAACCCACTTGCTGAGTCATACTCCATGGATATACCCCATGTTGGTGCAATTGAATTACCGTTaaacatcaaaaatgaagCAAAGGTCATTAATGCCCTTGGTGGGAAGGACAAGATTTCTGATGCAATCAAAAACTCCGATGTTCCCCTTGAGCTACGATTTAGAAAAGACCCATTCCATCACCCTGTCCAGGCAACTACATCCACCAATGAACgtattttgatcaaagttTCAATACCAAAAAAAGTGGTGAAGCAGAATCAGACAGCACTGGTACGCGAattaattgaaaagaataacATTGATAAAACGACTcccaaaacaaaagtacAACCGATTGCTATTGTTGATAAGACATTTAGGTTTAGGGCAATGAGTGATTTCCAAGTGATTACTAAGAATAACGCTGACGTGCAAGATATCACCAAAAATGTACTTGATGCAACAAATTACGAATCGTTAAAGTACTATGTTGAAAAGCACAACAATTTTCATGGCTATATGGATATGAATAACgaatattttgaaaacaaagacCACAATTTACCACCACCCCCAATATTTTCACCAATAAAATACCCCTATGACTATCGATATCAAAGGAATCCAATTACATCAACCATCAAAGATGAGAAAAGCGGGGAGATTAAAGTCGTATCTAAAAAGACTCCTTTCAAGCTACATACAATTCTAATTGACATATCAACAGACCCGCCGACTCAGCCGCCTTCTAAGTTAACAACAAATCtaaacaaattgttaaGTCAGAAACTACCAGTCAACAGTCCCGACTATTTGCTTATCAAGTGCATTGAATGGTGCAAGGAAGTGTTTTCTATCAAGCCCATTTGGATTAGGCGTCAGTTGTACGATATCATTCCTGAGGGGCTAAACCgaagtttgaaatttgcaTTACCATACGTTACTTATATTTATCGATCAGGTCCTTGGCGATTTTGCAATATTAAAATTGGAGTCGATCCACGAACAGATTCAAGTTTTTGGCGATACCAAAATGAATATTTTCGAGTGGTTGGGGTTCGAAATTCATCACAAGATTCGCTGAAGAAGGTTGTACCAAAAACGTTGGAAAACGCTCCATTTCCTATTGAAATATCACAGAATTTGTTATTTGACGGTGTTAACTTACCCTCAGCCGTGACGTATCAAATTGGAGATATTTTGGATTTAGATATCACTTCaataattgaaaatcatATGACGAGTATGGGAAAAGATTTCATTCGTGATAGTTTGGATGTACTGGATGGGTGGATTAATAAAACTacaatgaatttgattagACGTATAATGAGGTATaaattacaacaattggtAAAGGAGGAACCAATCGATCAAAGCAAGATTTATAAGATGTCAAATACTGATTTTGTTAGGGAAGAGACGTTTGCTGACGACGCCAAAGTGGATGACGAGGACACAAAGATGGAAGTTTATGATTCTGATGAgggtgaagaagaggaggaggcggaggaggaggaggaaaAGGGTGCAAAAGAGGAAATGGAGCTTGAGAAGAAGATCGATAAAGGAGATAACGCGCTAGGAGGTGATACAATTAAAGATCCTGATGCCATGGACGTTGATGTCAACGTTGACGATATTTTCACTCGTCTCAGTAATATGAATCAAGACACAGCTAATTCGTTGCGCCATTTGGTAGGGTTTATTCGACAAGATGATTTAAGTAATGATTAG
- a CDS encoding Pho89 phosphate permease gives MALHQFDYIFAIAMIFAFLDAWNIGANDVANSFSTSVSSRSLKYWQAMILAAIMEFLGAVLVGSRVSDTIRNKIVDVSVFSEEPAVLMLTMATALVGSSTWLTLATSIGMPVSTTHSIVGAVIGAAIAAKGGQNIHWGWNGVSQIIASWFIAPAIAGCFASLIFLISKFGVLEIKNPRTSLRNAMMLVPCLVFAAFSILTMLIVWKGSPKLGLSDLGTQTIVGAIFGTGAVAFAVYMLFAFPYYRRRLVHEDWTLKWYDIFRGPIYWFKSTDSIPPMPEGHKLTEDYYRGRRYDEAGNLVDDNGRVESESVDGKSDSHDEISQEDIEKVQSINVQDKQVSGAKPQEKKHKFPRGFPKYWALAKESPKNWPLCIFLVLTHGVRQDIISNQAGSKDMLAGDLHKMHTASKYYDNKIEFMYSLLQAITACTMSFAHGANDIANATGPLATVYLVWTTNTTASKAEVPVWVLCYAAAALCIGLWTYGYRIMANLGNKLILQSPARGFSIELGAAVTTVMATQLAIPVSTTQSAVGATVFVGLCNKEWKTVNWRMVAWCYLGWIFTLPMAGLIAGILNGIILYAPSKGIAYTMS, from the coding sequence ATGGCTTTACATCAGTTTGATTACATCTTCGCTATTGCGATgatttttgcatttttgGATGCTTGGAATATTGGTGCCAATGATGTTGCCAATTCCTTCTCCACTTCGGTCTCTTCAAgatctttgaaatattgGCAAGCTATGATTTTGGCCGCCATAATGGAGTTCCTTGGTGCTGTTTTGGTTGGTTCAAGGGTTTCCGATACCATTAGAAAtaagattgttgatgttaGTGTTTTTAGCGAAGAACCAGCAGTTTTGATGTTGACTATGGCTACTGCTTTGGTCGGTTCTTCTACTTGGTTAACTTTGGCAACTTCAATTGGTATGCCAGTCTCTACTACCCACTCCATTGTTGGTGCTGTTATTGGTGCTGCAATTGCTGCTAAAGGTGGACAAAACATTCACTGGGGTTGGAATGGTGTTTCACAAATTATTGCTTCATGGTTTATTGCTCCAGCAATTGCCGGTTGTTTTGCCTCTCttatctttttgatttccaagtttggtgttttggaaattaaAAACCCTAGAACTTCTTTAAGAAACGCCATGATGTTGGTTCCTTGTTTGGTGTTTGCTGCATTTTCCATCTTGACaatgttgattgtttgGAAAGGTTCACCAAAATTGGGTTTGTCTGACTTGGGAACCCAAACTATTGTTGGTGCCATCTTTGGTACTGGTGCAGTTGCATTTGCCGTATACATGTTGTTTGCTTTCCCCTATTACAGAAGAAGATTGGTTCATGAAGACTGGACTTTGAAATGGTATGACATCTTCAGAGGCCCAATTTACTGGTTTAAATCAACTGACAGCATTCCACCAATGCCTGAAGGACACAAATTGACAGAAGATTACTACAGAGGTAGAAGATATGATGAAGCTGGtaatttggttgatgataaCGGAAGAGTTGAATCGGAATCAGTCGACGGCAAATCCGATTCTCATGATGAAATCAGTCAAgaggatattgaaaaagtccaatcaatcaatgttCAGGACAAACAGGTTTCTGGTGCCAAAccacaagaaaagaaacacaAATTCCCAAGAGGTTTCCCTAAATACTGGGCTTTGGCTAAGGAATCACCAAAGAACTGGCCATTGTGTatctttttggttttgacTCATGGTGTTAGACAAGACATTATCTCCAACCAGGCTGGCTCCAAGGATATGTTAGCTGGTGACTTACACAAGATGCACACTGCTTCCAAATACTACgacaacaagattgaatttATGTACTCATTGTTGCAAGCCATCACTGCTTGTACTATGTCTTTCGCCCATGGTGCTAACGATATTGCCAATGCCACAGGTCCATTGGCCACCGTTTACTTGGTATGGACTACTAACACCACCGCATCAAAAGCTGAAGTTCCAGTTTGGGTCTTGTGTTACGCTGCTGCTGCTTTGTGCATTGGTTTATGGACTTACGGTTACAGAATCATGGCAAATTTGGGTaacaagttgattttgcaatctCCAGCTAGAGGTTTCTCTATTGAATTGGGTGCTGCTGTTACTACTGTCATGGCTACTCAATTGGCTATCCCAGTCTCCACTACTCAATCTGCTGTTGGTGCTACTGTCTTTGTTGGTTTGTGTAACAAGGAATGGAAAACCGTCAACTGGAGAATGGTTGCTTGGTGTTATCTTGGGTGGATTTTCACTTTGCCAATGGCTGGTTTGATTGCTGGTATTCTCAATGGTATTATCTTATACGCCCCATCCAAAGGTATTGCTTACACCATGAGTTAG